The following coding sequences lie in one Veillonellales bacterium genomic window:
- a CDS encoding endospore germination permease produces the protein MTNPDKISPIQIILLLSISRISIVLLWFHVSNQDVWITEILALFYVAVFCAPLLFLQKQFTNLTLIEYLPILTGKLAGKILGLFYVGYFLFVLIMVLSLFDNILRPINFPETPDYAILSLALITCSYGAFKGLECIARTAEIFTSLILVTIVFYTILQIPDMHFKVFLPVLADSTFAEINSLAFKTAAGIHEIVFLAMLAPSINKKVSINRVFFWSVIVITVFSLIIIVPTIAGLGVELSKKTFDPYYLFIKQINIYDFITRIEFLMVAAWNIGMFLKISFMLYLATLGFVQAGELKTRNAFIIPMAAGVFLIALKTNILKSVTVFTIIERYVPYINLVFIFGIPVVMLIMFFLKKAMKVKRNCNG, from the coding sequence ATGACAAACCCGGATAAAATATCACCCATCCAAATCATACTTTTACTGAGCATCTCCCGCATATCCATCGTGCTCTTATGGTTTCATGTATCCAACCAGGATGTATGGATCACCGAAATTCTCGCGTTGTTTTATGTGGCTGTCTTCTGTGCCCCTTTGCTCTTTTTACAGAAGCAGTTTACCAATTTGACTCTAATCGAATATTTACCAATCCTAACCGGTAAATTAGCCGGTAAAATTTTGGGATTATTTTATGTTGGTTACTTTCTATTTGTTCTCATTATGGTTTTATCCTTATTTGATAATATTCTCAGGCCAATTAATTTCCCTGAAACTCCGGATTATGCCATCCTGTCCCTGGCTTTAATCACCTGTAGTTACGGTGCATTTAAGGGCCTGGAATGCATCGCCCGAACCGCAGAAATCTTTACTTCGCTGATTTTGGTCACAATTGTTTTTTATACCATACTCCAAATTCCGGATATGCATTTCAAAGTCTTTCTGCCGGTATTAGCGGATTCCACTTTTGCGGAGATCAACTCTCTTGCCTTTAAAACCGCTGCCGGAATACACGAAATTGTATTTCTGGCTATGCTGGCGCCGTCTATTAATAAAAAAGTAAGTATAAATAGAGTTTTTTTCTGGTCAGTGATCGTAATTACCGTATTTTCCCTCATTATTATAGTACCAACAATAGCCGGTTTGGGCGTGGAGCTCTCCAAAAAAACCTTTGACCCCTATTATTTGTTTATTAAACAAATTAATATCTATGATTTTATCACCCGTATTGAATTTCTTATGGTCGCCGCCTGGAATATCGGGATGTTTTTGAAAATTTCATTTATGCTGTACTTGGCAACACTGGGTTTTGTACAGGCCGGAGAATTAAAAACCCGTAATGCTTTCATTATTCCCATGGCTGCAGGAGTGTTCCTTATTGCTTTAAAAACGAACATCCTCAAATCCGTAACCGTCTTTACTATCATTGAGCGTTACGTACCGTATATCAACTTAGTGTTTATCTTTGGTATTCCCGTAGTTATGCTGATTATGTTTTTCCTGAAAAAAGCTATGAAGGTTAAAAGGAACTGCAATGGTTAA
- a CDS encoding ShlB/FhaC/HecB family hemolysin secretion/activation protein: MSDAGTGEFNKKEKELYQEKVVPNQDNVVNKTTIETEQHQQGSVKITVSKIITNKSEILTAEEIRTVTAKYEGQELELKDLYQAVAAINELYKTKSYITAKAILPPQKIENGIVKIQLVEGHFGKFLFEGNQHTRSSYIKDRISLHNGDLVKLDQLQKDIFYFNNTNDIVMRAELRPGKEVGTTDCILRLQEPEEWQTTLFTDNGGRSESGLYRTGMVIANNSLFGNRESLVINPTWTRGTTGGSISYTIPVDSFGTRMGVSYSKNQTDIISGPYQSMDIAADSTDVGLSITHPFIVEARRKVEGYGELHWKDSSTDFFGNTLLDTKVKTAAIGSNIRTIDAKGVWYSQYSFTGISATKKDAYNDRNFWRFNLSLIRQQALADDRSLIWRLSGQMTDKSKLPSTEQFSLGGMSSVKGFTEGMLSGDQGYYAGLEYDFPLQFSQQIKGMVFMDHGYTYNSFDNGAQSRDYLTSTGFGVILNCAPNIFGKVVVGFPLNSSREHDTTRIHFFLQTNIK; this comes from the coding sequence GTGTCTGACGCAGGTACGGGAGAGTTCAATAAAAAAGAAAAAGAATTGTATCAGGAAAAAGTTGTGCCGAATCAGGATAATGTGGTCAATAAGACCACAATCGAAACAGAGCAGCACCAGCAGGGCAGCGTAAAAATTACCGTCAGTAAAATCATAACCAACAAATCGGAAATATTGACAGCAGAAGAAATTAGGACGGTAACAGCCAAATATGAAGGTCAGGAGCTGGAACTGAAAGATTTATATCAGGCAGTAGCTGCGATTAACGAACTGTATAAAACTAAAAGCTATATTACCGCCAAAGCTATTTTACCTCCCCAAAAAATAGAGAACGGAATCGTAAAAATTCAATTGGTGGAAGGCCATTTTGGGAAATTTTTATTTGAAGGCAATCAGCATACGAGAAGCTCTTATATTAAAGACAGAATTTCACTGCATAACGGTGATTTGGTCAAATTGGACCAACTGCAAAAAGATATCTTTTACTTTAACAACACCAACGATATCGTCATGAGAGCAGAACTGAGACCCGGCAAAGAAGTGGGAACAACCGATTGTATATTACGCTTGCAAGAACCGGAAGAATGGCAGACCACGCTCTTTACCGACAATGGGGGAAGAAGTGAAAGCGGTCTTTACCGCACCGGCATGGTTATAGCAAATAATAGCCTGTTTGGCAACCGGGAGTCTTTGGTCATTAATCCGACCTGGACAAGGGGTACAACGGGAGGGTCAATTTCTTATACGATCCCGGTGGACAGCTTTGGTACCAGAATGGGTGTCAGTTATAGTAAAAATCAGACGGATATTATATCTGGCCCCTACCAAAGCATGGATATCGCAGCCGATTCCACCGATGTGGGACTGAGTATCACCCATCCTTTTATTGTGGAAGCCAGGCGAAAAGTGGAAGGCTACGGCGAACTGCACTGGAAGGATTCCAGTACCGATTTTTTCGGCAACACTTTACTGGACACAAAAGTGAAAACAGCTGCCATAGGCAGCAATATCCGCACCATAGATGCTAAGGGTGTTTGGTACAGCCAATATAGCTTTACCGGTATATCCGCCACCAAAAAAGATGCCTATAACGACAGAAACTTTTGGCGGTTTAATCTTTCACTGATCCGGCAGCAGGCGTTGGCGGATGACCGGAGTCTTATTTGGCGTTTGTCCGGCCAAATGACCGATAAGAGTAAGCTGCCGTCTACGGAACAGTTTTCCCTGGGCGGTATGTCATCGGTAAAAGGATTTACCGAAGGAATGTTAAGTGGTGACCAAGGTTATTATGCCGGCTTAGAGTATGATTTTCCGCTGCAATTTTCTCAACAAATAAAGGGAATGGTTTTTATGGACCATGGCTATACCTATAATAGTTTTGACAATGGAGCGCAGAGCAGGGACTATTTAACCAGTACCGGTTTTGGTGTGATTTTGAATTGTGCGCCGAATATTTTCGGAAAAGTCGTAGTTGGATTTCCTCTTAATTCATCTAGAGAACATGATACAACGCGGATTCATTTCTTTTTACAAACCAATATAAAATAA